One Thermodesulfobacteriota bacterium DNA segment encodes these proteins:
- a CDS encoding cytochrome D1 domain-containing protein: MKKTWVLCLLCLFIARAALAAPYAYITNEMDDTVSVIDTATNAVVATVAAGDEPRGVAVSADGRYVYVTNYLGDSLSVIDTSVNRVTATIRVGERPQCVAVSPDGRRAYVTNFKSGTVSVIDTGENKVVASVPVGSKPDGVAVTPDGKYVYTANFDADTVTVIDASENTVKATVPSAHRPSGIVVSPDGQFVYVTNIASGDVSVIRTADNMVIRTIKSGMLPSGVVVSRDGRLVYTANSGSSDVTVIDTSDYEVKATIPAGPLASGADLTPDGKFLYVANSGDDTVTVIDTEKNKVETSIKVGESPLAFGKFITQGSPPPPPTPAASPGMPTATPEAE, from the coding sequence ATGAAGAAAACATGGGTCTTGTGCCTCCTTTGCTTATTCATAGCGCGGGCCGCCCTTGCAGCTCCCTACGCCTACATCACGAACGAGATGGACGACACGGTCTCGGTCATCGACACCGCGACCAACGCCGTGGTGGCGACGGTCGCGGCCGGGGACGAGCCGAGGGGCGTCGCCGTGAGCGCGGACGGGAGATATGTCTATGTCACGAACTATCTCGGCGACAGCCTCTCCGTCATCGACACGTCGGTCAACCGGGTCACGGCTACCATACGGGTCGGTGAAAGGCCCCAGTGCGTGGCGGTGAGCCCGGACGGCAGGCGCGCATACGTGACCAACTTCAAGAGCGGCACGGTATCGGTCATAGACACGGGGGAGAACAAGGTCGTCGCATCGGTGCCAGTCGGGAGCAAGCCCGACGGTGTCGCGGTCACGCCAGACGGGAAATACGTCTACACGGCCAATTTCGACGCCGACACGGTCACCGTCATAGACGCGTCCGAGAACACGGTGAAGGCCACGGTCCCGAGCGCGCACAGGCCCTCGGGCATAGTCGTAAGCCCGGACGGGCAGTTCGTTTACGTAACGAATATCGCGAGCGGGGACGTATCCGTTATAAGAACCGCGGACAATATGGTAATACGCACGATAAAGTCGGGGATGCTCCCGTCGGGGGTCGTCGTGAGCCGGGACGGCAGGCTCGTCTACACGGCCAATTCCGGGAGCAGCGACGTGACGGTCATAGACACGTCCGACTACGAGGTGAAGGCGACGATTCCCGCGGGCCCTCTCGCATCGGGCGCTGACCTCACGCCCGACGGGAAATTCCTCTACGTCGCCAACTCCGGGGATGATACGGTCACGGTCATAGACACGGAGAAGAACAAGGTCGAGACATCGATCAAGGTAGGCGAGAGCCCCCTCGCCTTCGGGAAGTTCATCACGCAGGGGAGCCCTCCGCCGCCGCCGACACCGGCAGCGAGCCCGGGGATGCCGACGGCTACGCCGGAGGCGGAGTAG
- a CDS encoding alpha/beta hydrolase, with protein sequence MEKFTSFDGVELAYEDSRGKGFPLILLHGFTTSSAADWTDTCVYPALASSGRRVIMLDLRGHGESAKPHSAQSYCNRAMARDVQALARHLGLYGYDLMGYSMGAKVAVEAALMSERVRKLVLVGFAVYERDWQYSEAERLSRIKNMLSRKPAKGDAYRLTAELYHGDRKAFAARLEGALLPEFTGRDLMKIDSPVLVVNGRDDEADAHRAASYFRRGSAESICGDSRSVLWNRELPGIALAFLGSGEED encoded by the coding sequence ATGGAAAAGTTCACGAGCTTCGACGGGGTCGAGCTCGCGTATGAGGACTCCCGCGGGAAGGGGTTCCCCCTGATACTGCTCCACGGCTTCACCACATCGTCAGCCGCGGACTGGACGGATACCTGCGTGTATCCGGCCCTCGCCTCGAGCGGGCGGCGGGTGATAATGCTCGACCTGCGCGGGCACGGGGAGTCGGCCAAGCCCCACAGCGCGCAATCGTACTGCAACAGGGCGATGGCGAGGGACGTGCAGGCGCTCGCCCGGCACCTCGGCCTCTACGGATACGACCTCATGGGATACTCGATGGGGGCCAAGGTCGCGGTGGAGGCGGCGCTCATGTCCGAGCGGGTGAGGAAGCTCGTCCTCGTCGGGTTCGCAGTCTACGAGAGGGACTGGCAGTACAGCGAGGCGGAGCGGCTCTCGCGCATAAAGAACATGCTCAGCAGGAAGCCCGCTAAGGGCGACGCGTACAGGCTCACGGCCGAGCTTTACCACGGGGACAGGAAGGCGTTCGCGGCCAGGCTCGAAGGGGCGCTCCTGCCGGAATTCACGGGCAGGGACCTCATGAAGATAGATTCGCCCGTGCTCGTCGTGAACGGGCGCGACGACGAGGCCGACGCCCACAGGGCGGCCTCGTACTTCAGGCGCGGCAGCGCGGAGTCGATATGCGGCGACAGCCGCTCAGTGCTCTGGAACCGGGAGCTCCCCGGAATAGCGCTCGCGTTCCTCGGCTCGGGCGAAGAGGATTGA
- a CDS encoding heme-binding domain-containing protein, which yields MIYLKIIAALLIVAFIGIQFVPVERSNPPVAGEIDAPAQVKELMRRSCYDCHSNETVWPWYSYIAPASWLLADDVTEGRAELNFSEWNGYDEKMKQKKIKETWEEVGEGEMPQWYYILMHPEARLSEADKKTLQEWTAARGK from the coding sequence GTGATTTATTTAAAGATAATCGCGGCTCTGCTCATCGTTGCGTTCATAGGTATCCAGTTCGTTCCCGTAGAGAGGTCGAACCCGCCTGTTGCGGGCGAGATAGACGCGCCCGCACAGGTGAAGGAGCTCATGAGGCGCTCCTGCTACGACTGCCATTCGAACGAGACCGTGTGGCCGTGGTACTCGTACATCGCGCCCGCGTCCTGGCTCCTCGCCGACGACGTTACGGAAGGGAGGGCGGAGCTCAACTTCTCCGAGTGGAACGGGTACGACGAGAAGATGAAGCAGAAGAAGATAAAGGAGACGTGGGAGGAAGTCGGGGAAGGAGAGATGCCGCAGTGGTACTACATTCTCATGCACCCCGAGGCCAGGCTGTCGGAGGCCGACAAGAAGACGCTGCAAGAGTGGACCGCAGCGCGGGGGAAGTAG
- a CDS encoding DUF1326 domain-containing protein, whose protein sequence is MTDQWLFKSETYDNCNCAVNCGCQFNLPSTHGYCQSAFVGNIVEGNFNDTPLAGLNWAALYKWPGEIKDGNGKRQIVIDERADDAQRAALETIISGGACKPLSNLFAVFASTCSEFCETLFLPIGLEANLELRTARVDIPGIMRSSGRPIINEFNGEPFHIALARPSGSFEFTYAEIGQGTTSVTGDMEMAYEDSWAHFCIHHFNQDGLVRKRSRLTAWLGA, encoded by the coding sequence ATGACCGATCAATGGCTTTTCAAGAGCGAAACCTACGATAACTGCAATTGCGCTGTGAATTGCGGCTGCCAGTTCAACTTGCCCAGCACCCACGGCTATTGCCAGTCGGCCTTCGTCGGTAACATCGTCGAAGGCAACTTCAACGATACGCCGCTCGCGGGGCTGAATTGGGCGGCGCTGTACAAGTGGCCTGGCGAGATCAAGGATGGAAACGGCAAACGCCAGATTGTTATCGACGAACGTGCGGATGATGCTCAACGGGCCGCACTTGAAACGATTATCTCGGGCGGGGCGTGCAAACCCTTGAGCAATTTGTTCGCCGTATTCGCGTCCACATGCTCGGAATTTTGCGAGACATTGTTCCTGCCGATCGGTCTCGAAGCGAACCTGGAGCTCAGGACCGCAAGGGTCGATATACCGGGCATCATGCGGAGCAGCGGCAGACCGATAATCAACGAGTTTAATGGCGAGCCGTTCCACATTGCGCTGGCGCGTCCCAGCGGCAGTTTCGAGTTTACCTATGCAGAAATCGGTCAAGGCACGACCTCGGTGACGGGTGATATGGAGATGGCGTACGAAGATTCATGGGCGCATTTTTGTATTCACCACTTCAATCAGGATGGGTTGGTCCGCAAAAGATCGAGGCTCACAGCATGGCTAGGCGCATGA
- a CDS encoding DUF1326 domain-containing protein translates to MPDQWEFKSHTYDNCNCSVSCGCQFNEPTTHGNCQFAYVGSIVEGHFNDTPLAGLNWALICKFPGEIAEGNGKRQIVIDERADDAQRRALETIISGKACKPLSNHFSVFGSLCTEFFQTLFLPIGLEVDLEGRAAKVDIPGVVTSVARPIINEFNGEPFHIAIARPSGSFEFTYAEIGRGTTSVTGDLEMAFEDSWAMFCVHHYNQDGLIRKRSRLTAWLDT, encoded by the coding sequence ATGCCTGACCAGTGGGAATTCAAAAGCCATACCTACGACAACTGCAATTGTTCTGTGAGCTGCGGCTGTCAATTCAACGAGCCTACGACACATGGCAATTGTCAGTTCGCCTATGTCGGCTCCATCGTCGAAGGGCATTTCAACGACACGCCGCTCGCGGGCCTGAATTGGGCGCTGATTTGCAAATTCCCCGGCGAGATTGCGGAGGGAAACGGCAAGCGCCAGATCGTGATCGACGAGAGAGCAGACGACGCTCAACGTAGGGCTCTCGAGACAATCATCTCGGGCAAGGCGTGCAAACCCCTCAGCAATCATTTCTCGGTCTTCGGTTCCTTATGCACGGAGTTTTTCCAGACGCTGTTTCTGCCGATCGGACTGGAGGTAGACCTTGAGGGCAGAGCGGCTAAGGTCGACATTCCCGGTGTCGTAACTAGTGTCGCCCGACCGATCATCAACGAGTTCAATGGCGAGCCATTCCACATTGCAATCGCACGCCCGAGCGGCAGCTTCGAGTTTACCTACGCGGAAATCGGACGAGGCACGACCTCGGTGACGGGCGACCTGGAGATGGCGTTCGAAGATTCCTGGGCGATGTTTTGCGTGCATCACTACAATCAGGACGGCTTGATCCGCAAAAGATCAAGGCTCACAGCATGGCTTGACACTTGA
- a CDS encoding CAP domain-containing protein has product MNIFMRLRKSIVLLFLSFAVGASYADPVFAQPKCSGLEATITGTPGNDVINGTPGPDVIAGLAGNDVIRGLGGDDVICGGSGNDLIVGGAGNDQLFGESGADTLRGKAGNDTLRGGIGNDFLNGGPDMDDCLDDTGLRAVTSCEERDAAVMLGLINKARAEGRNCGDTFFPAAPPLNWDDRVAAAALGHSTDMAGTNFFGHVGSDGSDPGDRLMNEGYDTMLWGENIAVGYDREAAVMDAWLKSPDHCANIMDPSYEDVGVGSAKGKFAGNTETYWTLDLAAEIR; this is encoded by the coding sequence ATGAATATCTTCATGAGATTAAGGAAGTCGATTGTTTTGTTATTTCTATCGTTTGCAGTCGGCGCATCGTACGCCGATCCGGTTTTTGCTCAACCCAAATGCAGCGGTCTCGAAGCCACGATCACAGGCACGCCCGGTAATGACGTGATTAACGGTACGCCCGGTCCGGATGTAATCGCCGGACTCGCCGGGAACGATGTGATCAGGGGCCTCGGGGGCGACGACGTGATATGCGGGGGATCGGGTAATGATTTAATCGTGGGCGGAGCCGGAAACGATCAGCTTTTCGGGGAATCAGGGGCCGATACTTTAAGAGGCAAGGCCGGCAACGATACGTTGAGAGGCGGCATTGGAAACGATTTCCTAAACGGCGGTCCCGATATGGACGATTGCCTGGACGATACGGGATTACGCGCCGTCACGAGTTGTGAAGAGCGCGACGCGGCCGTAATGCTCGGTCTGATCAATAAAGCGCGGGCGGAAGGAAGGAACTGCGGCGATACGTTTTTCCCCGCGGCTCCCCCGCTCAACTGGGACGACAGGGTTGCGGCGGCGGCACTCGGCCACTCGACCGATATGGCCGGGACCAATTTTTTCGGACACGTGGGCTCCGACGGCTCGGACCCGGGGGACAGGCTTATGAACGAGGGCTATGACACGATGCTCTGGGGGGAGAATATCGCGGTCGGGTACGATCGCGAGGCCGCTGTCATGGACGCATGGCTCAAATCCCCCGATCACTGTGCTAACATAATGGACCCTTCTTATGAAGACGTCGGGGTCGGGTCTGCCAAGGGCAAGTTCGCGGGCAATACGGAAACGTACTGGACTCTGGACCTTGCGGCCGAGATACGGTGA
- a CDS encoding GIY-YIG nuclease family protein — MFRSYIYIMSNKKFTTLYIGVTNDLERRVLEHKLGTGSDFTTRYKLDRLIYFEEGVRIEDAIAREKQLKRWHREWKWNLIKSMNPTLEDLSKGWYDDELLKKRDAE, encoded by the coding sequence ATGTTCCGTTCATATATTTACATTATGAGCAATAAAAAGTTCACAACACTTTATATAGGAGTAACAAATGATCTGGAAAGGAGGGTGCTGGAACATAAGCTGGGAACAGGCTCGGATTTTACAACGAGATATAAATTGGATCGGCTGATTTATTTCGAGGAAGGCGTAAGGATAGAGGATGCAATTGCCAGAGAGAAGCAGTTAAAGAGATGGCACCGCGAATGGAAGTGGAACTTGATAAAATCCATGAACCCCACGCTTGAGGATTTATCGAAGGGTTGGTATGACGATGAACTGCTTAAAAAACGAGATGCTGAATAG
- a CDS encoding IPTL-CTERM sorting domain-containing protein encodes MVKQSIRFFTYSWIISAALLAMIGWSSSASAGVAIPVVWDEFAVTEGNLARSTVNLLNVSGPGLEIVDLSGPDFAAAPLSSNTVVVEYDVLSDWTATFDPPVENLLLYIIFWRGIAGGPDPVTYQFDQSFTVLSGLGGTTVSNGNTLLSIPGSFFANGILQFSGPVSSLSVLTNGNNNSSQVLTFGVFSSDIPPTNIPTLSEWGLMAMAAVLGIAGFMAVRRRKVTA; translated from the coding sequence ATGGTTAAGCAATCGATTCGGTTTTTCACGTACTCCTGGATAATTTCAGCCGCCCTGCTCGCAATGATCGGCTGGTCGTCGAGCGCCTCGGCGGGCGTTGCTATCCCCGTCGTTTGGGATGAATTCGCCGTTACGGAGGGTAACCTCGCAAGGTCTACCGTGAATCTCCTCAATGTCTCGGGACCGGGTCTTGAAATCGTTGACCTGTCCGGGCCTGACTTCGCGGCGGCCCCGCTTTCGTCCAACACGGTCGTCGTGGAATACGACGTGCTGTCGGATTGGACGGCGACGTTCGACCCGCCGGTAGAGAACCTCCTGCTCTACATAATATTCTGGCGAGGGATTGCCGGCGGACCCGACCCCGTCACGTATCAATTCGATCAATCGTTTACTGTGCTCTCCGGCCTGGGCGGCACGACGGTCTCTAACGGCAACACGTTGCTCTCTATACCGGGAAGCTTCTTCGCAAACGGGATACTCCAGTTCTCGGGCCCCGTGAGCTCGCTTTCTGTCTTAACGAATGGAAACAATAATAGCTCTCAGGTGCTCACGTTCGGCGTATTCAGTTCCGATATACCACCAACCAATATCCCGACCCTCTCCGAGTGGGGTCTGATGGCGATGGCCGCCGTCCTCGGCATTGCAGGATTCATGGCTGTTAGGAGAAGGAAGGTGACGGCTTAA